A single window of Candidatus Bathyarchaeota archaeon DNA harbors:
- a CDS encoding NifB/NifX family molybdenum-iron cluster-binding protein translates to MKIGIATVGENGLQDKVSETFGRANTYTIVEVKEEKISNVKVLENPAISYEHGAGPIVAKMLIEEGVQLVVAGEIGPGVSSILEHHKVKKMTVKAGTTVAEVVENLLKQI, encoded by the coding sequence TTGAAAATTGGAATTGCTACTGTTGGAGAAAACGGCCTACAGGATAAAGTTTCAGAAACGTTCGGAAGAGCAAACACATACACCATAGTTGAAGTTAAGGAAGAAAAAATATCAAATGTTAAGGTTCTAGAAAACCCTGCCATTTCCTACGAGCATGGAGCCGGCCCAATAGTCGCCAAGATGCTTATAGAAGAAGGCGTACAGCTAGTCGTCGCAGGAGAAATAGGCCCAGGAGTATCCTCAATACTTGAACATCATAAAGTTAAGAAAATGACTGTAAAAGCCGGAACAACAGTAGCAGAAGTTGTTGAAAACCTGTTAAAGCAAATATAG
- the tsaA gene encoding tRNA (N6-threonylcarbamoyladenosine(37)-N6)-methyltransferase TrmO → MKRIILNPIGIVHTNFDDETVKKSTNGVEGEIEVFKEFNEGLEGIDGFSHLIVTAYLHKVSKEQRKVLKVRFRRLTKFGIKLEELPEVGVFCSDSPHRPVPVAITIVRLLKREGCILHVKNLDLFDKTPVLDIKPYTPDRIVEKLKLPEWYRELSRKVAKLTGVKKPCL, encoded by the coding sequence ATGAAAAGAATAATTCTTAATCCCATAGGAATTGTTCACACAAATTTTGACGACGAAACAGTCAAAAAATCAACAAATGGAGTTGAAGGGGAAATAGAAGTTTTTAAAGAATTTAACGAAGGCCTAGAAGGAATAGACGGATTTTCCCACCTAATAGTTACTGCATACCTGCATAAGGTTAGTAAAGAGCAAAGAAAAGTTCTAAAAGTAAGATTTAGACGGCTAACAAAATTTGGAATAAAACTTGAAGAACTGCCGGAAGTAGGCGTATTTTGCAGTGATTCGCCGCATAGACCCGTTCCAGTAGCCATCACAATAGTTAGGCTGCTAAAAAGGGAAGGGTGCATCCTACACGTTAAAAACTTGGATTTATTTGACAAAACTCCAGTTTTAGATATAAAACCCTACACTCCAGACAGAATTGTAGAAAAACTGAAACTGCCGGAATGGTACAGAGAACTAAGCCGAAAAGTAGCTAAATTAACCGGAGTTAAAAAGCCATGCCTATAA